A single genomic interval of Odontesthes bonariensis isolate fOdoBon6 chromosome 3, fOdoBon6.hap1, whole genome shotgun sequence harbors:
- the ctsa gene encoding lysosomal protective protein produces MQVLLYFLLSLLGADAAPAEDEITFLPGLQKQPSFRQFSGYLSVADGKHLHYWFVESQNNSSSDPVVLWLNGGPGCSSLDGLLTEHGPFLIQDDGVTVQYNPYSWNKIANMLYLESPVGVGFSYSDDQKYATNDTEVSMNNYLALKEFFRLFPEFSSNELFLTGESYGGIYIPTLAERVMEDASLNLQGVAVGNGMSSYELNDNSLVYFAYYHGLLGTRLWTQLQTFCCSEGKCNFYDNLNQNCSDGLAEVQAIVYSSGLNMYNLYASCPGGVRQSVSVEHGQLVIRDLGNTFINHLWTQLRNQKLQAVAALSTPVRLDPPCTNSTPSSLYLNNPYVKKALHISPKALDWAICSAEVNLNYGRLYMDVRKQYLKLLSALKYRILVYNGDVDMACNFLGDEWFVESLQQQAEVQRRTWLYEDVDGHQVGGFVKEFNNIAFLTVKGSGHMVPSDKPIAAFAMFTRFIKRQPY; encoded by the exons aTGCAGGTGCTGTTGTACTTCCTGTTGTCTCTGTTGGGTGCTGATGCCGCTCCGGCTGAAGATGAGATCACCTTCCTGCCTGGTCTGCAGAAGCAGCCGAGCTTCAGACAGTTCTCTGGGTACCTGAGTGTGGCCGACGGGAAACACCTGCACTACTG GTTTGTGGAGTCCCAGAACAACTCGTCCTCCGACCCAGTGGTGTTATGGTTAAACGGGGGTCCCGGCTGCAGCTCCCTGGACGGACTGCTAACCGAACACGGACCCTTCCTG ATCCAGGACGATGGAGTCACGGTTCAGTACAACCCGTACTCCTGGAACAAG ATTGCCAACATGTTGTACCTGGAGTCTCCTGTGGGCGTCGGTTTTTCATACTCGGACGATCAGAAATACGCCACCAACGACACTGAG GTGTCGATGAACAACTACCTGGCTCTGAAGGAGTTCTTCCGCCTGTTTCCGGAGTTCAGCAGCAACGAGCTCTTCCTGACCGGAGAGAGTTACGGAGGGATCTACATCCCAACGCTCGCTGAGAGAGTGATGGAGGACGCCAGCCTCAACCTGCAG GGCGTTGCCGTGGGAAACGGGATGTCGAGCTACGAGCTGAACGACAACTCTCTGGTGTACTTCGCCTACTATCACGGCCTGCTGGGGACGCGGCTGTGGACGCAGCTTCAGACGTTCTGCTGCAGCGAGGGGAAGTGCAACTTCTACGACAACCTGAACCAAAACTGCTCTGATGGC CTCGCTGAGGTCCAGGCCATCGTCTACAGTTCAGGGTTGAACATGTACAACCTGTACGCTTCCTGTCCGGGGGGAGTCCGTCAGAGTGTCAG TGTGGAACATGGACAGCTGGTGATCAGAGATCTGGGCAACACCTTCATCAACCACCTGTGGACTCAGCTCAGGAACCAG AAGTTACAAGCTGTGGCAGCTCTGTCCACGCCTGTGCGCCTGGACCCTCCCTGCACCAACTCCACCCCATCCTCCCTCTACCTGAACAACCCGTATGTGAAAAAGGCTCTGCACATCAGCCCCAAGGCCCTGGACTGGGCCATCTGCAG TGCTGAGGTGAACCTGAACTACGGCCGGCTCTACATGGACGTCAGGAAACAGTACCTGAAGCTGCTCTCCGCTCTG AAATACCGGATCCTGGTGTATAACGGGGACGTGGACATGGCCTGTAACTTCCTGGGGGACGAGTGGTTTGTGGAGTCTCTGCAACAACAG GCGGAGGTGCAGAGGCGTACGTGGCTCTACGAGGACGTAGACGGTCATCAGGTGGGCGGCTTCGTCAAAGAGTTCAACAACATCGCCTTCCTCACTGTGAAG GGCTCAGGTCACATGGTTCCCTCGGACAAACCCATCGCCGCCTTCGCCATGTTCACCCGGTTCATCAAGAGACAGCCGTACTGA
- the LOC142377630 gene encoding uncharacterized protein LOC142377630 codes for AVVPTGAAAVVPTGAAAVGTNSAAVVPTGAAAVGTNSAAVVPTGAAAVGTNSAAVVPTGAAAVGTNSAAVVPTGAAAVVPTGAAAVVPTGAAAVGTNSAAVVPTGAAAVGTSSAAVVPTGAAAVVPTGAAAVVPTGAAAVVPTGAAAVGTNSAAVVPTGAAAVGTSSAAVVPTGAAAVGTSCAAVVPTGAAAVGTSSAAVVPTRAAAVVPTGAAAVVPTGAAAVVPTGAAAVVPTGAPAMVPTGAAAVGTSSASVVPTGAAVVGTSSAAAVPTGAAAVGTSSAGAVPTGAAAVGTSSAGAVPTGAAAVGTSSAAVVPTGAAVVGISSAAAVPTGAAAVGTSSAAAVLTGAAAVGTSSAAAVLTGASTLATCSHL; via the coding sequence GCTGTGGTACCGACCGGCGCAGCTGCTGTGGTACCGACCGGCGCTGCTGCTGTAGGAACCAATAGTGCTGCTGTGGTACCGACCGGTGCAGCTGCTGTAGGAACCAATAGTGCTGCTGTGGTACCGACAGGCGCTGCTGCTGTAGGAACCAATAGTGCTGCTGTGGTACCGACCGGCGCTGCTGCTGTAGGAACCAATAGTGCTGCTGTGGTACCGACCGGCGCAGCTGCTGTGGTACCGACCGGCGCTGCTGCTGTGGTACCGACCGGCGCTGCTGCTGTAGGAACCAATAGTGCTGCTGTGGTACCGACCGGTGCAGCTGCTGTAGGAACCAGTAGTGCTGCTGTGGTACCGACCGGTGCAGCTGCTGTGGTACCGACCGGCGCTGCTGCTGTGGTACCGACCGGCGCTGCTGCTGTGGTACCGACCGGCGCTGCTGCTGTAGGAACCAATAGTGCTGCTGTGGTACCGACCGGTGCAGCTGCTGTAGGAACCAGTAGTGCTGCTGTGGTACCGACCGGTGCAGCTGCTGTAGGAACCAGTTGTGCTGCTGTGGTACCGACCGGTGCAGCTGCTGTAGGAACCAGTAGTGCTGCTGTGGTACCGACCCGTGCAGCTGCTGTGGTACCGACCGGTGCAGCTGCTGTGGTACCGACCGGTGCAGCTGCTGTGGTACCGACCGGTGCAGCTGCTGTGGTACCGACCGGTGCACCTGCTATGGTACCGACCGGTGCAGCTGCAGTAGGAACCAGTAGTGCTTCTGTGGTACCGACCGGTGCAGCTGTGGTAGGAACCAGTAGTGCTGCTGCGGTACCGACCGGTGCTGCTGCGGTAGGAACCAGTAGTGCTGGTGCGGTACCGACCGGTGCTGCTGCTGTAGGAACCAGTAGTGCTGGTGCGGTACCGACCGGTGCTGCTGCTGTAGGAACCAGTAGTGCTGCTGTGGTACCGACCGGTGCAGCTGTGGTAGGAATCAGTAGTGCTGCTGCGGTACCGACCGGTGCTGCTGCTGTAGGAACCAGTAGTGCTGCTGCGGTACTGACCGGTGCTGCTGCTGTAGGAACCAGTAGTGCTGCTGCGGTACTGACCGGTGCTTCTACGTTAGcaacctgttctcacctg